In one Paramisgurnus dabryanus chromosome 21, PD_genome_1.1, whole genome shotgun sequence genomic region, the following are encoded:
- the LOC135745513 gene encoding uncharacterized protein, with protein sequence MTEAIRTIEVAALGRPFSLGMLYDCRQDSLVPGMTLWDCDDLEKNTRERPQQNSDFEIVASESIEDKSSALTVEASLKASFLGGLVEVEGSAKYLNDHKASKNQARVTLKYKATTKFRELSMNHLGRGNVKHPYVFDKGLATHVVTGVLYGAQAFFVFDREVSKKENHQDIQGNLKVMIKKIPCFAIEGEGSLKMEDKDRENVENFSCRFFGDFSIQKSPTSFQDAVEVYQSLPKLLGANGENAIPMKVWLLPLTSLDSSAAKLVRQISIRLVQESQTVLEDFSELEMRCNDALRTTTAQQFPQIGKKIKSFKEMSSEFKLEFQRTLAKKLPSIRGGGEEEAGLADILKKRHSSAFNSKHLNEWMDCKEREICMLRSFTSMMKNTKIVPSQNGLHEEILSAVYAVCFVFTSLGSAEPYLSALSNYLKQTPEDPQCAHTIDVEKEQWYLSNKVADSLRNKAKLFSDFAEANKENKNIKFLTVGLTNETQKGSSIYLYKECVSVSENFEPPSKPETVTVSDINHNSVTLMVSPPRFGAEDITSYCVEYCVSGEDGWKQKTASKAEEVTVSDLSPNTEYMFRCRVVTSAGFGPANEVPGSTKTLPCSPPGKPEVEPNSSEISVSWEKPAELGQDIHILSYIVEFTKTDNGVKEEDLQWDEIMAGAEKGIISELQSGTEYVVRVRCDCGVAGRSKESIPVKVCTTKREFARLTELLKHISKKLHSESPSVYKLPLKEEDMDVDGCRMYNLGKESMRQNRTIMLLGATGSGKSTLINGMINYIVGVEWKDIFRFQLIEEDQTRSQSESQTSEVTVYKINYQEGFKVPFSLTIVDTPGFGDTRGIGRDKEITEQIRRLFTSANGVSEIDAVCFVTQASLARLTATQRYVFDSVLSIFGKDVVENIQMLVTFADGKQPPVLEAISASGVPCPKNDIGLPVHFKFNNSALFADNRSSSDRACDEGSDEDDDNFDEMFWNMGAKSMEKFFTALKKITTKSLLMTQEVLKERKHLETAVEGLQPQVKAGLAKLEEIRTTKEKIKEHETAMISNENFEIEVDVIKPVKIQLTKKGEYITNCQTCSITCHYPCGIADDAQKHGCASMDGTGRCTVCPGKCIWNVHFNQTYSWEYVKVKEKQTLLELKDKYKKATKEKMTVQELIERQEEEIVHLQDMIVSLMDQSAQSITRLQEIALRPNPLTTPEYIDMLIEGEKSEAKEGYKARIQSLEAMKEKAKIISKVAKHDKLTKTEEELYEEKQERKEKGGFLKKLENFFGY encoded by the exons ATGACTGAAGCCATCAGAACGATAGAGGTGGCCGCACTCGGCAGGCCATTCAGCCTCGGGATGCTGTATGACTGCCGCCAAGATTCACTCGTCCCTG GCATGACACTGTGGGACTGTGATGACTTGGAAAAAAATACAAGAGAAAGACCACAACAAAACAGTGACTTTGAGATAGTTGCTTCTGAATCAATTGAAGATAAATCCTCAGCGCTAACAGTTGAAGCCTCTCTGAAAGCAAGTTTTTTAGGTGGACTGGTCGAGGTTGAAGGATCGGCCAAATACCTGAATGATCATAAGGCATCCAAAAATCAGGCCAGAGTAACTCTGAAGTACAAAGCTACCACAAAGTTCCGGGAACTGTCAATGAATCACCTTGGAAGAGGCAATGTTAAGCATCCGTATGTCTTTGATAAAGGATTAGCAACACATGTAGTCACCGGTGTCCTTTATGGGGCACAAGCATTTTTTGTCTTTGACCGCGAAGTGTCCAAAAAGGAAAATCATCAAGACATTCAAGGCAACTTGAAGGTGATGATCAAGAAGATTCCCTGCTTTGCAATAGAGGGTGAAGGTTCGCTGAAAATGGAAGACAAGGACAGAGAAAATGTTGAAAATTTTTCCTGCAGATTCTTTGGAGACTTTTCAATTCAGAAATCTCCTACATCCTTTCAGGATGCAGTAGAAGTCTACCAAAGCCTGCCAAAATTGTTGGGAGCCAATGGAGAAAATGCCATACCAATGAAGGTCTGGCTGTTGCCACTGACAAGTTTAGATTCTTCTGCTGCCAAACTTGTCCGTCAGATAAGTATAAGATTAGTTCAAGAATCACAGACTGTCCTGGAGGACTTCAGTGAGCTGGAAATGAGGTGCAATGATGCACTGAGGACCACCACTGCACAGCAGTTCCCACAGATTGGGAAAAAGattaaaagttttaaagaaATGTCCTCTGAGTTCAAACTGGAATTCCAACGAACCTTGGCAAAGAAACTTCCATCAATCCGAGGAGGAGGAGAAGAGGAGGCTGGGCTCGCAGACATCCTGAAGAAGAGACATTCTTCTGCTTTCAACAGCAAACACCTGAATGAGTGGATGGACTGTAAAGAGAGAGAAATCTGCATGCTAAGGTCTTTCACCAGCATgatgaaaaacacaaagatTGTCCCTTCTCAAAATGGTCTTCATGAGGAAATTCTCAGTGCAGTCTATgctgtgtgttttgttttcacCTCACTTGGAAGTGCTGAACCGTACCTCTCAGCTTTATCAAACTACTTAAAACAAACACCAGAAGACCCTCAATGTGCCCATACCATAGATGTAGAGAAGGAACAATGGTACCTTTCAAACAAAGTAGCAGATTCATTGCGGAACAAAGCAAAGCTCTTCAGTGACTTTGCAGAGGCTAACAAGGAGAACAAGAACATTAAGTTCCTGACAGTAGGTTTAACAAATGAAACACAGAAAGGTTCAAGCATCTACCTTTATAAAGAATGCGTTTCTGTCAGTGAGAACTTTGAGCCGCCTTCAAAGCCGGAAACAGTGACAGTAAGTGATATAAACCATAACAGTGTGACGCTGATGGTTTCTCCACCCAGATTTGGAGCAGAGGACATCACCTCCTACTGTGTTGAGTATTGTGTCAGTGGAGAGGATGGATGGAAACAGAAGACAGCATCAAAAGCGGAAGAAGTCACAGTGAGCGATCTGAGTCCTAACACGGAGTATATGTTCAGATGCAGAGTAGTGACCTCAGCAGGTTTTGGGCCAGCCAATGAAGTCCCTGGTTCCACTAAAACCTTACCTTGCAGCCCTCCTGGAAAACCTGAAGTCGAACCAAATTCAAGTGAGATATCGGTTAGCTGGGAGAAACCTGCTGAGCTTGGACAAGATATCCACATTTTGAGCTACATTGTGGAGTTCACCAAAACAGACAACGGGGTTAAAGAGGAAGATCTCCAATGGGATGAAATAATGGCAGGAGCTGAAAAGGGAATAATATCAGAGCTTCAGTCAGGAACAGAATATGTTGTCAGGGTCAGATGTGATTGTGGTGTAGCTGGCAGAAGCAAAGAAAGCATCCCTGTTAAAGTCTGCACAACAAAACGCGAATTTGCACGTCTTACAGAGTTGCTCAAACATATTAGCAAGAAATTACATTCTGAATCTCCATCAGTTTACAAACTGCCTCTGAAAGAAGAAGATATGGATGTTGATGGATGCCGGATGTATAACCTTGGCAAAGAAAGCATGAGGCAAAATCGCACAATAATGCTTCTTGGAGCAACTGGATCAGGAAAGTCCACTCTGATCAATGGAATGATCAACTACATTGTTGGTGTAGAGTGGAAGGACATTTTCAGATTTCAATTAATTGAGGAGGATCAGACGAGATCACAATCTGAAAGTCAAACATCTGAGGTCACTGTGTACAAAATCAACTATCAAGAGGGGTTTAAAGTCCCCTTTTCTCTGACCATTGTGGACACACCAGGGTTTGGGGACACAAGAGGAATAGGAAGAGACAAGGAGATCACAGAGCAAATCAGAAGGCTTTTTACTTCTGCTAATGGGGTAAGTGAGATTGATGCAGTGTGCTTTGTTACCCAGGCCTCTCTTGCAAGACTAACAGCAACGCAGCGTTATGTGTTTGACTCGGTACTCTCTATTTTTGGCAAAGATGTGGTAGAGAACATTCAGATGTTGGTGACTTTTGCAGATGGCAAGCAGCCACCGGTTCTGGAGGCAATAAGCGCCTCTGGGGTTCCATGTCCAAAAAATGATATAGGGCTTCCAGTTCACTTCAAGTTCAACAACTCTGCATTGTTTGCAGATAACAGAAGCAGCAGTGACAGGGCCTGTGATGAGGGATCTGATGAGGATGATGACAACTTTGACGAAATGTTTTGGAACATGGGTGCCAAAAGTATGGAGAAGTTCTTCACtgctttgaaaaaaataacaaccaAAAGCTTGCTCATGACCCAAGAGGTTTTAAAAGAACGAAAGCATCTTGAAACAGCAGTTGAAGGTTTGCAGCCGCAAGTTAAAGCTGGATTAGCAAAACTTGAAGAAATAAGGACAACCAAAGAAAAGATTAAAGAGCATGAAACAgccatgatttcaaatgaaaacTTTGAGATTGAGGTGGACGTTATTAAGCCAGTCAAAATACAGCTCACAAAGAAAGGAGAGTACATTACCAACTGCCAGACATGTTCAATTACATGCCACTACCCATGTGGGATAGCAGATGATGCTCAAAAACATGGCTGTGCATCAATGGATGGGACAGGTAGGTGCACTGTCTGCCCTGGAAAATGCATTTGGAATGTGCATTTCAACCAAACATACAGTTGGGAGTATGTTAAAGTAAAAGAAAAGCAGACATTGCTGGAGCTAAAAGACAAGTACAAAAAAGCTACAAAAGAAAAGATGACTGTTCAGGAATTGATTGAGAGGCAAGAGGAAGAGATTGTTCACCTTCAAGACATGATTGTGTCCCTCATGGATCAGTCGGCTCAATCTATAACTCGTCTGCAAGAGATTGCGTTGAGGCCCAACCCTCTGACCACTCCAGAGTACATCGACATGCTGATTGAGGGCGAAAAGTCAGAGGCAAAAGAGGGTTACAAAGCTCGAATTCAGTCTTTGGAGGCAATGAAAGAAAAAGCAAAAATCATCTCCAAAGTAGCTAAACACGATAAACTTACAAAAACAGAAGAAGAATTGTATGAAGAAAAACAGGAGAGAAAAGAAAAGGGAGGTTTTCTTAAGAAACTTGAAAATTTCTTTGGATATTAG